The following are encoded together in the Capsulimonas corticalis genome:
- a CDS encoding LacI family DNA-binding transcriptional regulator, translating to MENRLSTPTRLEDIAARVGVSRSEVSRVLNGRARAGKSVGAATRDRILEAAREMNYSPHRAAQSLVSGRTNTAALMIVIDRKAKASPFLEDHDAPDELSPHYHEILGGLTYTLNEYGIHLMLAQCGGPNIDPNAAMEQIARSHTCDGLIITDMFVDDLRPAILDQTGLPYVVRGSSPKPDTVAVGMDNSAVGYEAVKHLYALGHRRILFYNIRQDLMVGRGRFQGMCRARDEFGLHATLEYRDDVHHQTGLYTSLAQRLQEPNLPTAVFAEDEISALGAERAIREAGLRIPEDISLITCLNARFMRLVAPHLTVLNVRLNEVASHAGHLLAKMVQGEPVEKRQVLFQPKLEENGSTGPPRKAV from the coding sequence ATGGAAAATCGTTTGTCGACGCCTACTCGCCTCGAAGACATCGCGGCGCGGGTGGGGGTTTCACGATCCGAGGTCTCGCGCGTCCTGAACGGGCGGGCGCGGGCCGGCAAAAGCGTGGGAGCCGCGACGCGCGACCGGATTCTGGAAGCGGCGCGCGAGATGAACTATAGTCCGCACCGCGCGGCGCAAAGTCTCGTCAGCGGACGCACCAATACGGCCGCGCTGATGATTGTGATCGACCGGAAGGCGAAGGCGTCGCCGTTCCTGGAAGATCATGACGCGCCCGACGAACTCTCGCCGCACTACCACGAGATCCTCGGCGGGCTGACATATACGCTCAATGAATATGGCATTCACTTGATGCTGGCCCAGTGCGGCGGCCCGAACATCGATCCCAACGCCGCGATGGAGCAGATCGCCCGCTCGCACACCTGCGACGGCCTCATCATCACGGATATGTTCGTCGACGACCTCCGCCCGGCGATCTTAGACCAGACAGGCTTGCCGTATGTCGTGCGCGGCTCATCGCCCAAGCCCGATACGGTGGCGGTCGGCATGGATAACTCCGCCGTCGGCTACGAGGCCGTCAAGCATCTTTACGCGCTGGGCCACCGCCGTATCTTGTTCTACAACATCCGGCAGGACTTGATGGTGGGGCGAGGGCGTTTCCAGGGAATGTGCCGGGCGCGCGATGAGTTTGGCCTGCACGCCACTCTGGAGTATCGTGACGACGTTCACCACCAGACCGGGCTCTACACGTCTCTGGCCCAGCGTCTCCAGGAACCCAACCTCCCCACCGCCGTCTTTGCGGAGGACGAGATCAGCGCTCTGGGCGCCGAGCGCGCGATCCGGGAAGCCGGTCTGCGGATACCCGAGGACATCAGCCTCATCACCTGCCTGAACGCCCGCTTCATGCGCCTCGTCGCGCCGCACCTCACGGTGCTGAACGTGCGCCTCAACGAAGTCGCCTCCCACGCCGGGCATTTGCTGGCGAAGATGGTGCAGGGCGAACCGGTCGAGAAGCGTCAGGTCCTCTTCCAGCCTAAGCTGGAAGAGAACGGCAGTACAGGGCCGCCGCGCAAGGCGGTTTAA
- a CDS encoding alpha-amylase family glycosyl hydrolase, with amino-acid sequence MHSNYLFSRIGVGAAILLASSVAGGHAADAQGNAPAVDRVEPPSWWAGSTMNPVRVLLHGKNLAGAKVTAGGGVSARSVKVNGNGDYVFVDLAIDKDADPGAKSLKVTTPDGTATAAFEVTAPLPAAGRFQGFSPDDVIYQIMPDRFSDGDAANNDPAIAKGLYGRSNPHLYHGGDFQGIIQHLPYLKDLGVTAIWITPVYENVHHVNTLQADGTAPYSDYHGYGAINQYGVEQHFGDLAGMRELVDRAHAIGVKVIQDQVANHVGPYHAWAKDPPTPTWFTGTAKSHGNNTYQIWTVMDPHGAPDESAATLGGWFANVLPDLNQNDPEVARYEIQNALWWVGMTGLDGIRQDTMPYVPRAFWTQWSTAITRQYPHVNAVGEVFDGDSSLVSYFQGGRKGPDGVDTKMDSLFDYPLYFPLRRTFAQGGSFHDLAVDEAHDWLFPHADHLVTFLGNHDVKRFSSEDGATPAGLSLAQTFLMTNRGIPLVYYGDELGMKGGDDPDNRQDFPGGFPGDPRSAFTEAGRTPQEQEIWSHLRKLAHLRADLAPLRRGSQMTLTQTDKQWAYARTLGGDTVIVALNNDTNPATFTIPVGATNLSNGVTLTDRLGAVGAVTVKDGGLAVTLPARTGAVFVK; translated from the coding sequence ATGCACTCAAATTACTTATTTTCCCGGATTGGCGTCGGCGCCGCGATTCTGCTCGCCAGCTCCGTCGCGGGCGGCCATGCGGCCGACGCGCAGGGGAACGCGCCGGCGGTGGACCGGGTGGAGCCGCCGAGCTGGTGGGCGGGATCGACGATGAACCCGGTCCGAGTTCTGCTGCACGGTAAGAACCTGGCGGGCGCGAAGGTGACGGCGGGCGGAGGCGTCTCGGCGCGCAGCGTGAAGGTGAATGGGAACGGCGATTATGTCTTTGTCGATCTCGCAATCGACAAAGACGCCGACCCGGGCGCGAAGTCACTGAAGGTTACAACGCCGGACGGGACGGCGACAGCCGCGTTTGAAGTTACAGCTCCTCTGCCGGCCGCCGGCCGCTTTCAGGGATTTTCTCCCGATGATGTGATCTACCAGATCATGCCCGACCGGTTCAGCGACGGCGACGCCGCGAACAACGATCCCGCGATCGCGAAGGGGCTGTACGGACGGAGCAATCCCCATCTTTATCACGGCGGCGATTTCCAGGGGATCATCCAGCATCTGCCTTATCTGAAGGACCTTGGCGTGACCGCGATCTGGATCACTCCCGTCTATGAAAATGTGCATCACGTCAACACGCTCCAGGCGGACGGGACCGCGCCGTACAGCGATTACCATGGCTACGGCGCGATCAACCAATACGGCGTCGAGCAGCACTTCGGCGATTTGGCGGGCATGCGGGAGCTGGTGGATCGAGCGCACGCCATAGGCGTTAAAGTCATTCAGGACCAGGTCGCGAACCACGTCGGCCCGTATCACGCCTGGGCGAAAGATCCGCCGACGCCGACATGGTTCACCGGCACGGCGAAGTCTCATGGGAACAACACGTATCAGATCTGGACGGTGATGGACCCGCATGGCGCGCCGGACGAATCGGCGGCGACGCTTGGCGGCTGGTTCGCGAACGTCCTCCCCGATCTCAACCAGAACGATCCTGAAGTCGCCCGTTATGAGATTCAGAACGCGCTCTGGTGGGTGGGCATGACCGGGCTCGACGGCATCCGGCAGGATACAATGCCTTACGTCCCGCGCGCCTTCTGGACGCAGTGGTCGACCGCGATCACCCGCCAGTATCCGCATGTTAACGCCGTGGGGGAAGTGTTCGACGGCGATTCGTCGCTCGTTTCCTATTTCCAGGGCGGCCGAAAAGGCCCCGACGGCGTCGACACCAAGATGGATTCGCTTTTCGACTACCCGCTCTACTTTCCGCTGCGACGCACGTTCGCGCAGGGCGGCTCGTTTCACGACCTCGCCGTGGACGAAGCCCATGACTGGCTCTTTCCGCACGCCGACCATCTGGTCACCTTCCTCGGGAATCACGACGTCAAGCGCTTCTCCAGCGAGGATGGCGCCACACCGGCGGGCCTCAGTCTCGCTCAGACATTTCTCATGACCAACCGGGGCATTCCGCTGGTCTACTACGGCGACGAATTGGGCATGAAGGGCGGCGACGATCCCGATAACCGCCAGGACTTCCCCGGAGGCTTCCCCGGCGATCCCCGCAGCGCCTTTACGGAAGCCGGACGCACGCCCCAGGAACAGGAAATCTGGTCGCATCTGCGCAAACTCGCTCACCTGCGCGCCGACCTAGCGCCGCTGCGCCGAGGCTCGCAGATGACGCTCACCCAGACCGACAAACAATGGGCCTACGCACGCACGCTCGGCGGCGACACTGTCATCGTCGCCCTGAACAACGACACAAATCCCGCGACGTTCACGATCCCCGTCGGGGCGACCAATTTGAGCAATGGGGTAACGCTGACGGACCGCCTGGGAGCGGTCGGGGCAGTGACGGTGAAGGATGGAGGATTGGCCGTCACGCTGCCCGCGCGGACAGGAGCGGTGTTTGTAAAGTAA
- a CDS encoding MFS transporter, with amino-acid sequence MMLSANKVVTEEPNEPRALPFWELWNMNFGYLGIQFGWGLQMANMAAIYVKLGADPDKIPILGLAGPVTGLLIQPIIGAMSDRTWSPRFGRRRPYFTLGAILASIALFFMPSSPALWVAATLLWILDASINVSMEPFRAFVADKLPVKQRAAGFLMQSFFIGLGATLANVLPWVLHHLGVAAQAANGVPLSVMYSFRVGAVAFLLAILWTVLKTPEDPPADMAEFERRRRETSGLAAGAREIAHALRMMPITMRQLFWVQFATWFGLSCFWGFFTLSVAQHVFGATDNKSPLFDRATEWAGVCMAAYSVVCFVVAPLLPAVTSRLGRPKLHALALALGGAGLLSVAAIHAPTLLLLPMAAFGIAWASILAMPYAILSVALPRERMGVYMGIFNFFIVLPQIVYSLFMPIVIKSVFHSNSLKTLLLGGFCLIIAAALATRVTEAAPISDLEPAVG; translated from the coding sequence ATGATGCTTAGCGCCAACAAAGTCGTTACCGAAGAGCCGAATGAGCCGCGCGCGCTCCCGTTCTGGGAGCTCTGGAATATGAACTTCGGCTACCTGGGGATCCAGTTCGGCTGGGGTTTACAGATGGCCAATATGGCCGCCATTTACGTGAAGCTGGGCGCGGATCCGGATAAGATCCCGATCTTGGGATTGGCGGGCCCGGTCACCGGCTTGCTGATTCAGCCGATTATCGGCGCGATGAGCGACCGGACCTGGAGCCCGCGCTTCGGCCGCCGCCGTCCCTACTTCACATTGGGCGCGATCCTGGCCTCGATCGCGTTATTTTTTATGCCGTCGTCACCGGCGCTCTGGGTGGCGGCGACGCTGCTCTGGATCCTCGACGCCAGCATCAATGTGAGCATGGAGCCGTTCCGAGCGTTTGTGGCGGATAAGCTGCCGGTAAAGCAGCGCGCCGCCGGCTTCCTGATGCAGAGCTTCTTTATCGGCCTGGGCGCCACCCTCGCCAATGTCCTGCCATGGGTGCTCCACCATCTCGGGGTGGCGGCGCAGGCGGCCAACGGCGTGCCGCTTTCCGTGATGTATTCGTTCCGAGTCGGCGCGGTCGCGTTTCTGCTCGCGATCCTCTGGACGGTGCTGAAAACTCCCGAGGATCCGCCGGCGGATATGGCGGAGTTCGAACGGCGCCGCCGTGAGACGAGCGGCCTCGCCGCCGGCGCGCGGGAGATCGCGCATGCGCTGCGGATGATGCCGATCACGATGCGCCAGCTCTTCTGGGTGCAGTTCGCCACCTGGTTCGGCCTGTCCTGTTTCTGGGGCTTCTTCACGCTGAGCGTCGCGCAGCATGTCTTTGGGGCCACGGACAATAAATCGCCGCTCTTTGACCGCGCCACGGAATGGGCGGGCGTCTGCATGGCCGCGTACTCCGTCGTCTGCTTCGTCGTCGCGCCGCTGCTGCCGGCCGTCACGTCGCGGCTCGGCCGCCCCAAGCTGCACGCCCTGGCGCTCGCGCTTGGCGGCGCCGGCCTGCTGAGCGTCGCCGCAATCCACGCGCCCACGCTGCTGCTGCTCCCAATGGCCGCCTTTGGAATTGCCTGGGCGTCGATCCTCGCCATGCCGTACGCCATCCTTTCCGTGGCGCTGCCGCGTGAGCGTATGGGCGTCTACATGGGGATCTTCAACTTCTTTATTGTGCTGCCGCAGATCGTCTACTCGCTGTTCATGCCGATCGTCATCAAATCGGTATTCCACAGCAACTCTCTCAAAACACTGCTGCTCGGCGGATTCTGCCTGATCATCGCCGCCGCGCTCGCGACGCGGGTGACGGAAGCGGCTCCCATAAGCGATTTGGAGCCGGCGGTGGGGTAG
- a CDS encoding glycoside hydrolase family 43 protein has translation MKLSSLIVLSLLGAAVICLAAAPATGRKSSEDKYTAYLMAYFGPEEKLFYAVSRDARHWTALNDGKPVLDPGVRLRDPYFSRVNGVVHLVHTKAWDTTEIFHWESTDLIHWKGGPIQVVGEEQKRAWAPEFIYSPKEKLFYVFWASEHNGHNVIYYVTTRDWSDITPERAAVYYDLGIHDIDFDVVEHKGTYYAFHKPGDVDDLMGNRLTTSRSLDPKIDRFGKEGAAHDIFPDEPKPIEGPEAVKLIGEDRWYIYGDPFNSPMAAWETRDFTHYVKIDVATPHGSKHCSVIPITEDELKRLEIQYPPES, from the coding sequence ACTCTCGTCTTTGATTGTACTCTCACTGCTGGGAGCCGCTGTGATTTGCCTCGCCGCCGCGCCCGCGACGGGGCGCAAATCGTCAGAAGACAAATACACCGCATACTTAATGGCGTACTTTGGGCCAGAAGAAAAGCTTTTTTACGCCGTCAGCCGCGACGCCCGCCATTGGACGGCTCTCAACGATGGCAAGCCGGTGCTCGACCCCGGCGTCCGCCTGCGCGATCCTTACTTCAGCCGTGTGAACGGCGTGGTCCACCTCGTTCACACCAAAGCCTGGGACACGACGGAAATCTTTCACTGGGAATCCACCGACCTAATCCACTGGAAGGGCGGCCCGATCCAGGTCGTCGGCGAGGAGCAGAAGCGCGCCTGGGCGCCCGAATTTATCTATTCGCCCAAAGAAAAGCTCTTCTACGTATTTTGGGCGTCGGAGCACAACGGCCACAACGTGATCTACTACGTCACCACGCGCGACTGGTCGGATATCACGCCCGAACGCGCCGCCGTCTACTACGATCTCGGGATACACGACATCGACTTCGACGTCGTCGAACACAAAGGGACGTATTACGCTTTTCACAAACCCGGCGATGTCGACGATCTGATGGGCAATCGCCTCACCACCTCCCGCAGCCTCGACCCCAAGATCGATCGATTTGGAAAAGAGGGCGCAGCCCACGATATCTTCCCCGACGAGCCCAAACCCATCGAAGGCCCCGAAGCCGTCAAACTCATTGGCGAGGATCGGTGGTACATTTACGGCGACCCCTTCAACAGCCCGATGGCAGCATGGGAGACCCGCGACTTCACCCACTACGTCAAGATCGACGTGGCTACTCCACACGGCTCAAAGCATTGCAGCGTAATCCCCATCACCGAGGACGAACTGAAACGTCTTGAGATCCAGTATCCGCCGGAGTCATAA
- a CDS encoding type II secretion system protein translates to MHSYQFNKMTENDGSTRTHRGFTLIELLVVIAIIAILAAILFPVFAKAREKARQISCVSNMKQIGLGVLQYCQDYDNLVPATDQYGGSTEAYIVAARLQPYMKSFQVFKCPDSSASMGTMQAQQHDNGSGDYVTDPATIGLPVSKVGDAKYYNDVYPPTDYKFNPSFYGAATPRSLDSSDICSPSQASLAIDWPPIDTAWPGPSFWSSHGGAPKGRHTDGSTVMFADGHAKWYPFTILYPNGQENPVLSSNWNMWGFWWGAQKDGGKQNDDGTFNASQGC, encoded by the coding sequence ATGCATTCCTATCAGTTTAACAAGATGACAGAAAATGACGGATCGACGCGAACCCATCGCGGCTTTACATTGATCGAGCTGCTCGTTGTGATCGCTATTATCGCTATCCTCGCCGCGATCCTCTTCCCGGTGTTTGCGAAGGCTCGCGAGAAAGCCCGCCAAATCAGCTGCGTCTCCAACATGAAGCAGATCGGATTGGGAGTATTGCAGTACTGCCAGGACTATGATAACCTAGTCCCGGCCACGGACCAGTACGGCGGTTCGACCGAGGCATATATCGTCGCCGCGCGGCTTCAGCCCTACATGAAGAGCTTCCAGGTATTCAAATGTCCGGATTCCTCGGCAAGCATGGGAACGATGCAGGCGCAACAGCATGATAACGGCTCTGGTGACTATGTCACGGATCCGGCGACAATCGGTCTCCCAGTATCTAAAGTCGGCGACGCCAAATACTACAACGATGTGTATCCCCCGACCGATTACAAATTTAATCCGTCATTTTATGGGGCAGCAACGCCGCGCTCGTTGGATTCTTCAGATATCTGCTCTCCAAGCCAGGCGTCGCTCGCTATTGACTGGCCGCCGATCGACACCGCATGGCCTGGACCATCTTTCTGGTCATCCCACGGCGGAGCGCCTAAAGGCCGACATACCGACGGCTCCACAGTTATGTTCGCCGATGGTCACGCGAAGTGGTATCCCTTCACCATCCTCTATCCCAACGGGCAGGAGAATCCGGTGCTCAGCTCCAATTGGAATATGTGGGGCTTCTGGTGGGGAGCGCAAAAAGACGGCGGCAAACAGAACGATGACGGCACTTTCAACGCCAGCCAAGGATGTTGA
- a CDS encoding PIN domain-containing protein, translating to MRITAIYDACVLYPQTLRSALMYLATTGMFHARWTNEIHDEWIGNLLEHRSDLTLEKLTKVRTLMDNAVPDALVEGYEPVMEMLETPDKNDRHVLAAAIHCSANYIVTNNLRDFPSSVLSPYEIEAITPDTFVCNLLRTNSEQVITALQLQRQTLKNPSMSIDEYLETLKRQGLERTVQLLRAHENSL from the coding sequence TTGAGAATTACCGCCATCTATGACGCCTGCGTGCTTTATCCACAGACTCTCCGAAGCGCATTGATGTATTTGGCGACAACAGGCATGTTCCACGCACGGTGGACAAACGAAATTCACGACGAGTGGATCGGAAACCTTCTCGAGCATCGGAGTGACCTCACTCTGGAGAAACTCACAAAGGTTCGTACTCTGATGGACAACGCGGTTCCCGACGCGTTGGTCGAAGGCTACGAACCTGTCATGGAGATGCTGGAGACGCCAGATAAAAACGACCGTCATGTGTTAGCGGCCGCAATCCATTGCAGCGCGAATTATATCGTTACGAATAATTTGCGAGATTTCCCGTCATCTGTTCTGTCACCATACGAAATCGAAGCGATAACACCGGACACATTTGTGTGCAATCTCTTGAGAACGAACTCCGAACAGGTAATTACTGCCCTGCAATTGCAAAGACAAACACTCAAGAATCCGTCAATGTCGATAGATGAATATCTGGAAACACTGAAACGCCAGGGGTTAGAACGAACGGTACAATTGCTGCGAGCCCATGAAAACTCACTCTGA
- the pulA gene encoding type I pullulanase — translation MIINHFRPALFVLAALLAAAAHGDTTKPLPPAFLDASDKVDLWLEEPVSAADLMGHVVVRCGARTDAVSGVDTLGDDMKPTAAPSRRVRLTLSRPIKPEELAQTMSVQYGDTAARPIFARDVLSEPAYCYTKEDLGAAYTPAKTTFKVWSPVASSADVLIFQSATGDMARRIPMQRGAAGVWSAAASGNMDGAFYQYRFRSYGAQRATPDIYGHAASPDLSRSMVVDLARTDPPGWRGSAGPRLRQPTDAVVYEMHIRDFTIDPASGVPPKLRGTYLGVVAPGTHLADGSAPTGLAYLKALGVTHVHLLPFQSINPTHAGGYNWGYETDLFNVPEPRYAARPSDPVGVIRDVKMMVQGLHHAKIGVVMDVVYNHTVPASGDSSPYWATVPYYYFRTNFQGDLLNESGVGNAVDDDHPMVRKFVIDSLRYWLREYKVDGFRFDLLGMFSPETVRAISTRLHQARPDILLYGEPWTGGGPTRFGKGAQRGTGVAVFNDNFRNTLRGDLNGDQAGFALGGGASFDALRTAIEGSPDFADAPTESMNYVSIHDDMTYLDKVLKTLPGASAETQQRALKLAGAMTLLSQGAPILEGGAEMGRTKSGVANSYNRGDEINQFDWARGRQFAGVSNYYAGLIALRRAHPIFRCATQNDVHRTLAFLPESAVPAQTIAFTLDGAPNGDHWRSALVIFHGSAAAAAITLPAGPWRLAVNSDHADLEGEQPSSKTLPLAPLSAYVLYQDRVK, via the coding sequence ATGATCATCAATCACTTCCGCCCCGCCCTCTTCGTACTCGCCGCGCTGCTTGCCGCCGCCGCGCATGGGGACACGACGAAGCCGCTTCCGCCGGCCTTTCTCGACGCCAGCGACAAAGTCGACCTCTGGCTGGAAGAGCCTGTGAGCGCCGCCGATCTCATGGGCCATGTCGTTGTCCGCTGCGGAGCCCGGACGGACGCCGTCTCCGGCGTGGACACGCTCGGGGACGACATGAAGCCGACGGCAGCGCCGAGCCGGCGCGTGCGATTGACGCTAAGCCGGCCAATCAAGCCCGAGGAGCTTGCCCAGACGATGTCCGTGCAGTACGGCGATACGGCCGCGCGGCCGATTTTCGCGCGGGATGTGCTGTCCGAGCCGGCGTACTGTTACACCAAGGAGGACCTGGGGGCAGCCTACACGCCGGCAAAGACGACGTTTAAGGTGTGGAGCCCCGTGGCGTCGTCCGCCGATGTGCTGATTTTCCAAAGCGCGACGGGCGACATGGCGCGCCGGATTCCGATGCAGCGCGGCGCGGCGGGAGTTTGGAGCGCCGCCGCGAGCGGCAACATGGACGGCGCTTTCTATCAGTACCGATTTCGCTCGTACGGCGCCCAGCGCGCGACGCCGGATATCTACGGTCACGCCGCAAGCCCGGACCTGAGCCGGTCCATGGTGGTCGATCTCGCGCGCACGGATCCGCCCGGCTGGCGGGGGAGCGCGGGGCCGCGCCTGCGGCAGCCAACCGACGCGGTGGTCTACGAGATGCATATTCGGGACTTCACGATCGATCCCGCGAGCGGAGTCCCGCCGAAGCTGCGCGGAACGTATCTGGGCGTGGTCGCGCCGGGGACGCATTTGGCGGACGGCTCAGCGCCCACGGGGCTGGCGTACTTGAAAGCGCTGGGCGTCACCCATGTCCACCTCCTGCCGTTCCAGAGTATCAACCCGACACACGCCGGCGGCTACAACTGGGGCTACGAGACGGATCTGTTCAATGTCCCCGAGCCGCGCTACGCGGCGCGTCCCAGCGATCCCGTCGGCGTCATCCGCGATGTCAAAATGATGGTGCAGGGACTGCATCACGCCAAAATCGGCGTCGTGATGGATGTCGTCTACAACCATACCGTCCCCGCGTCGGGCGACAGTTCTCCGTACTGGGCGACAGTCCCCTATTACTATTTCCGAACGAACTTTCAAGGGGATCTTCTCAACGAGTCGGGGGTCGGCAATGCGGTCGACGACGATCATCCGATGGTGCGCAAATTCGTCATCGACAGCTTGAGATACTGGCTGCGGGAGTATAAGGTCGATGGGTTTCGCTTCGATCTTCTCGGAATGTTCTCGCCGGAAACCGTCCGCGCCATTTCGACGCGACTCCATCAGGCTCGCCCCGACATTCTGCTTTACGGCGAACCATGGACCGGCGGCGGCCCAACCCGTTTCGGCAAAGGGGCGCAGCGCGGAACCGGAGTCGCTGTCTTCAACGACAACTTCCGGAATACCCTCCGGGGCGACCTCAATGGCGACCAGGCCGGCTTCGCCCTCGGCGGCGGCGCTTCATTCGACGCCCTGCGCACGGCGATCGAAGGCTCTCCGGACTTCGCCGATGCTCCGACGGAATCCATGAACTACGTCTCGATTCACGACGACATGACCTATCTGGACAAGGTGTTGAAAACCCTGCCCGGCGCCAGCGCCGAGACGCAGCAGCGCGCGCTGAAACTAGCGGGAGCGATGACGCTGCTCAGTCAGGGCGCACCGATCCTTGAAGGAGGCGCGGAAATGGGCCGCACCAAAAGCGGCGTGGCGAACTCGTACAATCGCGGCGACGAAATCAACCAGTTCGACTGGGCGCGCGGCCGGCAATTCGCCGGCGTGTCGAACTATTACGCCGGCCTCATCGCCCTTCGGCGCGCGCACCCCATCTTCCGATGCGCCACACAGAACGATGTCCATCGCACTCTCGCTTTCCTGCCGGAAAGCGCCGTTCCCGCCCAAACCATCGCCTTCACCCTCGACGGCGCTCCAAACGGCGACCACTGGCGCAGCGCCCTCGTGATCTTCCACGGCTCCGCCGCCGCCGCAGCGATAACCCTGCCCGCTGGACCGTGGAGACTCGCCGTCAACAGCGACCACGCAGACTTGGAAGGCGAACAGCCATCCTCAAAAACACTACCGCTCGCGCCACTGTCTGCATACGTGCTTTATCAAGACAGGGTTAAGTAA
- a CDS encoding helix-turn-helix domain-containing protein yields MRSNLLQPLTPTDQEAKQARQASSLLLHGSLQVSELPDIALKVLERVLEEFSQGHSLSLVQIEADITTQEAADYLNVSRPYVVKLLEQGRIPFHFVGNQRRLKLENVLDFKKHQDEQSYAALAELQALSQELGLDD; encoded by the coding sequence ATGCGTTCAAACCTGTTACAGCCACTCACACCGACAGATCAGGAAGCAAAACAAGCCCGGCAGGCATCATCTCTATTGCTGCATGGCAGTCTTCAGGTCTCCGAACTCCCTGACATTGCTTTAAAGGTTCTGGAGCGTGTCCTGGAAGAGTTCTCCCAGGGACATTCCCTTTCGCTTGTCCAAATCGAGGCGGACATCACAACACAGGAAGCGGCCGACTATCTTAATGTTTCAAGGCCCTACGTCGTCAAGCTGCTGGAGCAGGGGCGTATTCCTTTCCACTTCGTCGGCAATCAAAGGCGGCTAAAGCTCGAAAATGTGCTGGATTTTAAGAAGCATCAAGACGAACAGTCTTACGCAGCGCTTGCGGAGCTCCAGGCGCTGTCACAGGAATTAGGACTGGACGATTGA